The proteins below come from a single Serratia fonticola genomic window:
- the pgtA gene encoding two-component system response regulator PgtA, with the protein MLSQQAQILLIDDDADVLDAYTMLLNQAGYQVQACNNPLKAQEMLGEEWPGIVISDVCMPGCSGIELMALLLAHDACLPVLLITGHGDVPMAVEAVKKGARDFLQKPVNPAQLLEQVATALTQRRSYIARRRWQQEQLQSNLIGRSEWVKQLRVRLQQVAETDLAVYLQGELGVGRTLAARYLHRMSHRSEQPLIVGELTPGGEAPLEQWIEQVSGGTLILRHLEHLSITQQARLIQLQGQDPLPFRLIGIGTSPLVELAAGHTLLPDFYYCFAMTQIACLPLSLRPDDIEPLFRHYLEQACLRLNHPLPDLPAELIKRLVKRVWPNNVRELANAAELFAVGVMPLAETANPLLHGSDPAPLDQRIEDYERQIITEALNLHQGRINEVSEYLQIPRKKLYLRMKKYDLDKQHYR; encoded by the coding sequence ATGCTAAGCCAACAAGCGCAAATTCTGTTAATCGACGACGATGCCGACGTCCTTGATGCCTATACCATGCTGCTTAACCAGGCAGGCTATCAGGTCCAGGCCTGTAATAACCCGCTTAAGGCACAGGAAATGCTCGGGGAGGAGTGGCCAGGGATCGTTATCAGCGATGTCTGTATGCCTGGCTGTTCCGGGATTGAGCTGATGGCGCTACTGCTCGCTCACGATGCCTGTTTGCCGGTGTTGTTGATCACTGGCCACGGCGATGTGCCGATGGCGGTTGAAGCAGTGAAAAAAGGGGCCAGGGACTTCCTGCAAAAACCGGTCAACCCGGCCCAGCTACTCGAACAGGTCGCTACCGCGCTGACCCAGAGACGTTCTTACATTGCCCGTCGTCGTTGGCAGCAAGAACAACTGCAGAGCAATCTGATTGGCCGTAGTGAGTGGGTAAAGCAGCTACGGGTGCGTTTGCAGCAGGTAGCCGAAACCGATTTGGCGGTTTACCTGCAAGGGGAGTTAGGGGTCGGCAGGACTTTGGCTGCCCGCTATTTACACCGCATGAGCCATCGCAGCGAACAGCCGTTGATCGTGGGTGAATTAACCCCAGGGGGTGAGGCACCGTTAGAACAATGGATTGAGCAGGTAAGCGGCGGGACACTGATTTTACGCCACCTCGAACACTTGTCTATCACCCAGCAGGCACGGTTGATCCAGCTCCAGGGGCAAGACCCGCTGCCCTTCCGGCTGATCGGCATTGGGACTTCACCGTTGGTAGAACTGGCCGCCGGGCATACCCTACTGCCCGATTTCTATTACTGCTTTGCCATGACCCAAATCGCCTGCCTGCCGCTTTCTCTGCGCCCCGACGATATAGAGCCGTTATTCCGCCACTACCTGGAGCAAGCCTGCCTGCGCCTTAACCATCCATTGCCGGATCTGCCAGCCGAGCTGATCAAACGTTTGGTAAAAAGGGTATGGCCAAATAACGTGCGCGAACTGGCCAATGCCGCAGAGCTGTTTGCCGTCGGGGTGATGCCACTGGCAGAGACCGCCAACCCGCTGTTGCACGGATCCGATCCCGCGCCGCTGGATCAGCGTATCGAAGACTATGAGCGCCAGATCATTACCGAGGCATTGAACCTGCATCAGGGGCGGATTAATGAGGTGTCCGAGTATTTACAGATCCCGCGTAAGAAGCTCTACCTGCGGATGAAAAAGTACGATCTGGATAAGCAGCATTACCGTTAA